The segment CATCGACCTGCTCTTCACCGAAGCGAACCCGATTCCGGTGAAGGCCGCGCTGGCGATGCAGGGGCGCATCAGTGACACCGTGCGCCTCCCGCTCCTGTCGGCCACCGCTCCGCTCCGTGAGCGCATGGCGCCCTTTCTCCCGATGTCCTCTCGCCTTGGAGTCTCTGCGTGAATTCTCTCGAAACCCGGCTCGCCCCGTTCCTGGACCAGGTTCCACCCGGGCGCGAGGACGAGGCGCGCCGCGCCTTCGCCTCCCTCAAGCTGGCGCTGCACCAGGGGACGATCCGTGCCGCTGAGCGCGACGCCGATGGGACCTGGCGCGTCAACGGCTGGGTCAAGCGCGGCATCCTGCTCGGCTTCCGCCTTGGCGTGCTCGTCGACGCGGGCACGGCGGGGCCGATGCGGTTCTTCGACAAGGACAGCTTCGGCGTCCGCGCGACGACCATCGACGAAGGGATCCGCATCGTGCCAGGCGGCACCGCGGTGCGTGAGGGCAGCTACCTCGCGCGCGGCGTGATCGTGGTGCCGCCCGCCTACGTGAACGTCGGCGCGTATGTCGACGAGGGGACGCTGATCGATTCGCACGCGCTCGTCGGCTCCTGTGCGCAGATCGGCAAGCGCGTGCACCTCTCGGCGGCAGCCCAGATCGGTGGCGTGCTTGAGCCGGCCGGGGCGATGCCGGTCATCATCGAGGACGACGTGCTGGTGGGAGGGAACTGTGGGGTGTACGAGGGGACGATCGTGCGGCAGCGTGCGGTGCTCGCCCCCGGTGTGCTCCTGACGGGCGGGACGGCGGTGGTGGACCTGGTCCACGACCGGATCCTGCGGCGTGAGGGCGACTCGCCGCTGGAGATTCCGGAAGGGGCCGTCGTGGTGCCGGGCAGCCGGTCGGTGACCCACGGGAGCGGGCAGGCGCGCGGGATCTCGCTGTACGCGCCCGTGATCGTCAAGTACCGCGACGAGCGCACCGACGCGGCGGTGCAGCTCGAAGACTTGATCCGCTAGAAACCGAGCTTGGTGATTCGGCCGCCGGGGCCGACGCCCCAGGCGGTCCGGCCCACGCCGCCCACGCTCCAGTACTGGCTGGGGGTGGCAGCCGTCCAGGTGACGCCGGCGTCACGGGTCACCAGCAGTCCGGCGAGCGTCGCGGCGACGGCGGTGTTGCGATCGGCCCCGGGCACCCACGACACCCCGAAGAACGAGCCGCGCACGGCGGGGCGGGGGCGCATGGTCCAGGTCGCGCCGCCATCATCGGTCACGCCCACCACCGCCGAGGCGGTGTCAGTGCGCATCTGGGCAATGCGTGCGCCGACGCCGATCCCGCGCTTGGCGTCGAGCCACGAGGTCGCCGTCATCCCGGCGCCGTCACCCTTCACGAAGGGCGTCGGCACCGGCTTCCACTGCTTGCCGCCGTCGGTCGTGACCAGGAGGCGCCCTTCCGGCGCGCCGGTGGCCACCCAGGCGTTCGACTTCCCCTGACTCACCAGGCAGCCGCCGCTCGCGGCGAAGGCGCCCTCACTCGCCAGCGGCGCGGGGAGGGCGTTGGCAGGGAGCAGGTTCCACGACGCGCCGCCGTTCTCGGTTCGCATCATCATGGTGCGGCCGTTGGCCGCGTCGCTGAAGGCCACGCCGTGCTTCGTGTCGAAGAAGGTGAAGCAATCGAAGAACGCCGCAGTGTCCGCGTTGGTGAACTGCAGCGTCCACTGTGCGCCACCATCGGTGGTGTGGTAGATCCGCGACTTGGCCCCCGGTCCGGCGGCCAGCAACCATGCCTCCTCGGCACTGAACGCATGCACGTCGCGGAACTCCATCGTCTCCGCGCCGGGCACCGCCTTCAGTTCCCAGGTCGTGCCGCCGTCGCGCGTCCGCAGGACCGTTCCCTTGTGGCCGCTGACCCACGCGACCTGTTCGTTCACGGCCGCCACCGCCTGCAGCAGGGCAGTGGTCCCGCTCGTCTGCTCGGTGACGACCGGGGCCTGAGCCGCGAGGGCGGCCGGAACCAACGCGACGACGACGGCGAAACGACGCATGCGAATCACCTCAGTAATTGGGGAGCGACTTCCGCATCCGGACGGTGAGCGAGTCGGCCTTCGCGGCGGTCACGCTGTCTCCCAACTGCCGGAAGGCCTCGGCGCCGCCACCATACACCAGATAGTACAGCCCGAGAATCGAGGCCGACGGCTCGTCGACCCATCCTGCGGGACGCTCGCGTGCGGCGGCTTCCGGATGGTACACCCCGAAGAGGAGCGCCCGCGTGCGGGCCACGTCGACCCAGGAAAAGTTCTGCGTCATCCGGATGGCGCCACCTTCGGTGATCGGTCGCGGCATCACCTGGCGCACCATCCCCTGCGAGAGCAGGTACGGCCGGAGGCCGAGGGAGGCGTCGGGATAGTTGCCGGTGCTCCACGAGAAGTAGATCGGCCGCTTGCCGAGGTTGTCGCGGATGAGGAGCGCGGTGGCGATGTCGCTCCGCGTCATGTACTCGCCGCCAAAGCGGAGCACGAGCGAGTCGATCATCATCCCGGCGTTCTTCGGCGTCTGCGAATACTCCGGCAGCGAATCCAGTCCCTGGGTCGTCATCGCGAAGACGGTGTTGGTCGGCTTGACCCAGTTGGCCGCGGCCGGAGCACCGAGCGGCACCGTGTCGGCGTCGCTGCGCGGGCGCCAGAGCGCGGCGGCCGTCGCGGGGTCGAACGTCGGCGTCTCGCGGCGGCGGATCTGCCGGAGGTGCCAGTCGGTGTTCATCAGCGAGAGGTTGGCCAGCGTCACGTCACGGCGAATGCCGAGCACCTCCTGCGCAAACCAGAGCGGGAAGGTGTCGTTGTCGCCGGCGGTGATCAGGATGCCGTACGGCTCGACCGACTCGAGGATGTCGATGGCGAAGTCGCGGGCCAGCGTCTCGTGGGCGCGCGATGCCGAGACGCGGTTGCCGAAGAACGGCACCAGGCCGAGCAGCAGCACCGGCGTGCCGACCAGCCAGCGCCGCGAGTCGCTTACCCGATCGCCCAGCATCTCGCCGATATAGCGGATGGTGGCGGCGAGGCCGGCCGCAATCAGGACCCCGACGAAGGCGAACGAGACGACGAAGAAGTAGTCACGCTCGCGGACTTCGCGCATCTCCTGCGTGATCGCGGCGTTGTTGACCTGGAACGAGTAGCCGTACTTGAAGTTCAGGTAGTAGATCAGCATCAGAGTCACGGTGAACAACAGCGCCCCGGCGGCGAGGCCAGCCCGCTTGTCGCGACGCAACAAGGCGAGGACGCCGCCCAGCGTGGTGGCCGTGAAGATGCCGACCATCAGGCTGCGGAAGGCGCCGAGGTCGCGGCCCCACTGCCAGCTCCAGTACGTCCAGTAGTTGGTCAACTGGGCGGAGAGCGGCGACTGCCGCAGCGAGAGCTCCGGCTTGCCGTACTGCACGCGGCCGAGGACATCCTTGAGCGCCTGCGAGAAGAAGCCGACGGGCTCGCCCTCGTTGATCGGCGGATACTGACCGGCGCGAATCGGCAGGTAGACGTAGTTGAGCGAGAGCCCGACCACGACGGCCAATGCCACCGCGGCGATGACACGCGGGCGGAGCATGACGCGCCAATCGGTCATCAGCACATAGATGCCGACGACGGGCATCGCCAGCACGCCCATCATGTGGTTGGTCGAGGACAAGGCGGTGAGATACACCGCGGCCACCACCCAGCGATCCCGCCGCTCACCGGCCGGCTCGTCGGCCCAGCGCACCATGCACCAGACCACCATCGCGATCGAGAGCAGCGACACCGTGTAGACCTTCTCGTTCACCGTGCTCTGATTCCACACGGTCCACGCCATCGCCGAGGCGAAGACGCCGGCGAACGCCGAGGCGATGCGCGGGCCGCGCGCCGTCGGGAGGATCGGCCGCAACCACCGCTCCGCCACCAGGAACCAGAGCCCGGCACCGCCCGCGCTGGTGATCGCCGCGAAGAGGTTGATCCGCACCGAGTACTCCGCCGCCAGCGGCAGGAGTCCCCAGGCGTGCGCCATCAGCGTGAAGAGCGGATTGCCCGGCGGGTGCGGGATGCCAAGCACCTTGGCGGCGGCGATGTACTCCGACGTGTCCCAGAAGGCCGTGGTCGGCGACAGGGTCATGAGGTACACCACGAACACCACCAGGAAGGTGGCGACGGCCCAGAGGTAGGGCGGGCGTTCGGCGGGCGTATCGGACACGCGTGGCTCCGGTGCGGTGGGGGAGGTCAAGGTGGTGGTTGGTCGAGCCGCGACTTAATGGCGGAACATTCGGGCGCCGGTCATCACCATGGCAATGCCAAGGCGATCCGCGGCGGCAATCACGTCGGGGTCCTTGATCGAGCCACCGGGCTGGATGATCGCTCGAACCCCCGCTTCGGCCGCGGCTTCGACGCCGTCCGGAAAGGGGAAGAAACCATCGGAGGCCAGTACCGCGCCATCCAGGTGGTGTCCGGCCTGCCGTGCCTTGTGGACGGCGAGGAAGGAGGCATCCACACGGCTCATCTGCCCGGCGCCGATGCCGAGGGCCTGTTCGCCCCGGGCCAACAGGATCGCGTTGGACTTCACGGTGGCCACGGCCGCCCAGGCGAAGCGGAGGTCGATCATCTCCTCGGCCGTCGGCGTGCGGCTCGTCGGGACCGACCAGCCATCCTCGCTGTGGTCGAACGCAAACTGGTCCTGGATCAGGAAGCCGCCGCGAATGCGCTTCCAATCGAGGCTGCTGTGGCCGACGGGGACGGGGAGCTCGACGATGCGGAGGTTCCGCTTCTCGCCAAAGATCGCGAGGGCGTCGGCATGAAAGGCCGGGGCAGCGATCACTTCGATGAAGAGGTCGCGCATCGCCTCGGCGGCGGGGCGATCCACGACGGTGTTGAAGGCGATGACGGAGCCGAAGGCGGAGGTCGGATCGGTGGCGCGCGCCCGCTCGAACGCTTCCGTGGCACTCCGCCCCAGGGCGATGCCGCAGGGCGTCGTGTGCTTGATCACGGCGCAGGCGACATCGTGGCTCCAGGCCGCGACGGCCGCCATGGCGGCATCGATGTCGAGCAGGTTGTTGAAGGAGAGTTCCTTCCCCTGCCGCTGCGTCAGGTCACCGATGCCACGCGGCTCCTCGGTCACGTAGAGGGCGGCGCGCTGCTGCGGGTTCTCGCCGTAGCGGAGCACCTGGCGCCGCTCCATCGCCAGGGCGATTCGCTCCGGGAGCGAATCCTGGCGCGGCGTGAGGTAGCCGGCGATGGCATTGTCGTAGTCGGAGGTGTGCGTGAACACCTTCGCGGCGAAGCCTTGGCGCACCTCGAGCGGGATCTCGCCCCCGGCGACCAATTCGAGGACCTGACCATAGTCGCGCGGATCGACCACCGGGAGGACGAACTCGAAGTTCTTCGCGGCGGAGCGCAGCATCGACGGGCCGCCGATGTCGATGTTCTCGATCGCGTCCTCGAACGACACGTCCGGATGGGCGATCGTCGCGCGGAAGGGATAGAGGTTCACGGCGACAAGCTGGAAGGAGGCGATGCCGTGCTCCTTCATGACCCGGACATGTTCGGGACGATCGGGGCGAGCGAGGAGCCCGGCGTGGACCACTGGATGGAGCGTCTTGACGCGACCGTCGAGGATCTCGGGGAACCCGGTGATCTCGTCGACGGTGGTCACCGAACAGCCGGCGTCCCGGAGCAGCGCCGCGGTGCCGCCGGTGGAGACCACTTCCCATCCCAGGCGAATGAGTTCCTGGGCAAAGGCCACTACACCACGCTTGTCGCTGACCGAGATCAGGGCACGCTGCATCGTCACAAACTCCGGTGCGGAATCAGACCGCAGGGGGAAGATCAAACGGGACCGGTCGTCCGGCGCTCGCCGCCGCCGTCACGGCCGCGGGCAGGAGCCGGTGCTCGGCGGCCAGGACCCGCAAGGCCAACGACCCGGGCGTGTCGCCCGGCTGCACCGGCACTCGGGCCTGCCCGAGGATGGCGCCGCGGTCGTAGGCCTCGTCCACCAAATGCACGGTGGCGCCACTCTCCGTGTCGCCCGCCGCCAAGACCGCCGCGTGGACTCGCTCTCCGTACATGCCCGGGCCACCGTGCCTGGGCAGCAGCGCCGGATGAATGTTGATGATCCGACCACGGTAGGCCGCCACGACCTCGGGCGGCACCAGCTTCAGATAGCCCGCCAGCACGACCAGGTCGACCCTGCCGCCCTCGAGCGCGGCCAGCCACTCGGCCCCATCCTGGTGGTCGTGGAGCCGGTGCGCGGCGATGCCACGCCGCTCGGCCGTCTCGAGCGCCGCGGCGTCGCGGTCGCTGAGCACCAGCACCACGTCGGCCCCCGTGCCCGGGGCGTCGCAGAGCGCCAGCAGGTTGCTTCCGCGGCCCGAGACCGCCACTGCCACACGATAGCTCACAGCCCTCCAATCTAACGGGGCCTCCCCGGAATGCGGGGGATCCCCGTTCCTTCCGTGCAACGCCGTGTTTCACTGCGGTGACAGTGCAACCTTGGCTCCTTGTGTGCCATCCAACCTCCGACCTTTACCCCCCCCGGAGTGTTGCCGTGGTGCTTCCGCTGACCGCCATCCTCGCCGTTGTTGCCGCCGTGGCCGACACCACCCCCCGTCCCCAACTCCGGGCCGTCCGGATCAGCGAACCGGTCGCCATCGATGGCCGTCTTGACGACGCGGCCTGGCGTGGTGGTGCACTGATCACCACGCTGGTGCAGTCATCACCGACCGAGGGGGCCCCTGCCAGCGAGGCTACGGCGGTGCACCTCGCCTACGACGACGCGGCGCTTTACGTCGCGGCCCGGCTCCGCGACCGCGCCCCCGATTCCGTCATGGCGCTCCTGACACGTCGCGATCGGTCCAGTCAGAGCGATTTCTTCTCGCTCTACCTGGACCCGCTGGGCGACCGGCGCACCGGATACGAGTTCACGGTCAGCGCGGCCGGGGTGCAGAGCGACGGC is part of the Gemmatimonadota bacterium genome and harbors:
- a CDS encoding 2,3,4,5-tetrahydropyridine-2,6-dicarboxylate N-succinyltransferase, with amino-acid sequence MNSLETRLAPFLDQVPPGREDEARRAFASLKLALHQGTIRAAERDADGTWRVNGWVKRGILLGFRLGVLVDAGTAGPMRFFDKDSFGVRATTIDEGIRIVPGGTAVREGSYLARGVIVVPPAYVNVGAYVDEGTLIDSHALVGSCAQIGKRVHLSAAAQIGGVLEPAGAMPVIIEDDVLVGGNCGVYEGTIVRQRAVLAPGVLLTGGTAVVDLVHDRILRREGDSPLEIPEGAVVVPGSRSVTHGSGQARGISLYAPVIVKYRDERTDAAVQLEDLIR
- a CDS encoding oxidoreductase, with the translated sequence MRRFAVVVALVPAALAAQAPVVTEQTSGTTALLQAVAAVNEQVAWVSGHKGTVLRTRDGGTTWELKAVPGAETMEFRDVHAFSAEEAWLLAAGPGAKSRIYHTTDGGAQWTLQFTNADTAAFFDCFTFFDTKHGVAFSDAANGRTMMMRTENGGASWNLLPANALPAPLASEGAFAASGGCLVSQGKSNAWVATGAPEGRLLVTTDGGKQWKPVPTPFVKGDGAGMTATSWLDAKRGIGVGARIAQMRTDTASAVVGVTDDGGATWTMRPRPAVRGSFFGVSWVPGADRNTAVAATLAGLLVTRDAGVTWTAATPSQYWSVGGVGRTAWGVGPGGRITKLGF
- a CDS encoding DUF2723 domain-containing protein — translated: MSDTPAERPPYLWAVATFLVVFVVYLMTLSPTTAFWDTSEYIAAAKVLGIPHPPGNPLFTLMAHAWGLLPLAAEYSVRINLFAAITSAGGAGLWFLVAERWLRPILPTARGPRIASAFAGVFASAMAWTVWNQSTVNEKVYTVSLLSIAMVVWCMVRWADEPAGERRDRWVVAAVYLTALSSTNHMMGVLAMPVVGIYVLMTDWRVMLRPRVIAAVALAVVVGLSLNYVYLPIRAGQYPPINEGEPVGFFSQALKDVLGRVQYGKPELSLRQSPLSAQLTNYWTYWSWQWGRDLGAFRSLMVGIFTATTLGGVLALLRRDKRAGLAAGALLFTVTLMLIYYLNFKYGYSFQVNNAAITQEMREVRERDYFFVVSFAFVGVLIAAGLAATIRYIGEMLGDRVSDSRRWLVGTPVLLLGLVPFFGNRVSASRAHETLARDFAIDILESVEPYGILITAGDNDTFPLWFAQEVLGIRRDVTLANLSLMNTDWHLRQIRRRETPTFDPATAAALWRPRSDADTVPLGAPAAANWVKPTNTVFAMTTQGLDSLPEYSQTPKNAGMMIDSLVLRFGGEYMTRSDIATALLIRDNLGKRPIYFSWSTGNYPDASLGLRPYLLSQGMVRQVMPRPITEGGAIRMTQNFSWVDVARTRALLFGVYHPEAAARERPAGWVDEPSASILGLYYLVYGGGAEAFRQLGDSVTAAKADSLTVRMRKSLPNY
- the purH gene encoding bifunctional phosphoribosylaminoimidazolecarboxamide formyltransferase/IMP cyclohydrolase; the protein is MQRALISVSDKRGVVAFAQELIRLGWEVVSTGGTAALLRDAGCSVTTVDEITGFPEILDGRVKTLHPVVHAGLLARPDRPEHVRVMKEHGIASFQLVAVNLYPFRATIAHPDVSFEDAIENIDIGGPSMLRSAAKNFEFVLPVVDPRDYGQVLELVAGGEIPLEVRQGFAAKVFTHTSDYDNAIAGYLTPRQDSLPERIALAMERRQVLRYGENPQQRAALYVTEEPRGIGDLTQRQGKELSFNNLLDIDAAMAAVAAWSHDVACAVIKHTTPCGIALGRSATEAFERARATDPTSAFGSVIAFNTVVDRPAAEAMRDLFIEVIAAPAFHADALAIFGEKRNLRIVELPVPVGHSSLDWKRIRGGFLIQDQFAFDHSEDGWSVPTSRTPTAEEMIDLRFAWAAVATVKSNAILLARGEQALGIGAGQMSRVDASFLAVHKARQAGHHLDGAVLASDGFFPFPDGVEAAAEAGVRAIIQPGGSIKDPDVIAAADRLGIAMVMTGARMFRH
- a CDS encoding phosphoribosylglycinamide formyltransferase, which produces MSYRVAVAVSGRGSNLLALCDAPGTGADVVLVLSDRDAAALETAERRGIAAHRLHDHQDGAEWLAALEGGRVDLVVLAGYLKLVPPEVVAAYRGRIINIHPALLPRHGGPGMYGERVHAAVLAAGDTESGATVHLVDEAYDRGAILGQARVPVQPGDTPGSLALRVLAAEHRLLPAAVTAAASAGRPVPFDLPPAV